A single Oryza brachyantha chromosome 8, ObraRS2, whole genome shotgun sequence DNA region contains:
- the LOC102700819 gene encoding 11 kDa late embryogenesis abundant protein has protein sequence MQAGKNAMESAKEAAANVGASARAGMDKTRAAVQGGVEKATAHNASDRDAAEVRRQERVRDAEEEKQRAVRANADAKARVTTGGGGAYHQTSSQGAPGVAAEPTGGHVQEGVAESRPVGMATGTARPSAAHNPHVGSDFSQARGTGGQYQ, from the coding sequence ATGCAGGCCGGGAAGAACGCGATGGAGTCGGCCAAGGAGGCCGCGGCGAACGTGGGCGCGTCGGCGCGCGCCGGGATGGACAAgacccgcgccgccgtgcagGGCGGCGTGGAGAAGGCGACGGCGCACAACGCGTCGGACAGGGATGCCGCGGAGGTGAGGCGGCAGGAGCGCGTGCGGgacgccgaggaggagaagcagcGCGCCGTGCGTGCCAACGCCGACGCCAAGGCGCGCGtcaccaccggcggcggcggagcgtaCCACCAGACGTCGTCGCAGGGCGCACccggggtggcggcggagccgaCGGGCGGGCACGTCCAGGAGGGCGTGGCCGAGAGCCGGCCGGTCGGGATGGCCACCGGTACCGCGCGGCCCAGCGCCGCGCACAACCCGCACGTCGGCAGCGACTTCTCGCAGGCGCGCGGCACCGGCGGCCAGTACCAGTGA
- the LOC102700544 gene encoding enoyl-[acyl-carrier-protein] reductase [NADH] 1, chloroplastic yields MGASATAGMQMVAARPCMSSSQGMLASRAAVSRTAHALSSSSSTGFASCPKLCYSSPLGSSRRSGVAIRAMASGSVPQGLPIDLRGKRAFIAGVADDNGYGWAVAKALAAAGAEILVGTWVPALNIFETSLRRGKFDESRKLPDGSLMEIVKVYPLDAVYDSPEDVPEDVKGNKRYAGSSNWTVKEVAESVKNDFGSIDILVHSLANGPEVTKPLLETSRRGYLAAISASSYSFVSLLQHFLPIMNPGGATISLTYIASERAIPGYGGGMSSAKAALESDTRVLAFEAGRKGKIRVNTISAGPLGSRAAKAIGFIEKMIEYSYVNAPLQKELLADEVGNTAAFLVSPLASAITGSTVYVDNGLNTMGLAVDSPTISS; encoded by the exons ATGGGCGCTTCTGCAACTGCCGGGATGCAGATGGTGGCTGCACGCCCCTGCATGTCATCCTCCCAGGGAATGCTTGCTTCCAGGGCAGCTGTCTCTCGGACTGCCCACGccctcagcagcagcagcagcactggCTTTGCAAGCTGCCCCAAACTCTGCTACTCCAGCCCTCTTGGCTCTTCAAGGCGAAGTGGTGTTGCCATAAGAGCAATGGCCAGCGGAAGTGTCCCACAAGGGCTACCAATTGACCTTAGAG GTAAAAGGGCATTCATTGCTGGAGTTGCTGATGATAATGGCTACGGCTGGGCCGTTGCAAAagctcttgctgctgctggtgctgaaATTCTTGTTGGTACATGGGTGCCT GCACTGAACATTTTTGAGACAAGCCTAAGGCGTGGAAAGTTTGACGAATCACGAAA GCTGCCTGATGGATCTCTTATGGAAATTGTTAAAGTCTATCCACTCGACGCTGTCTATGATTCCCCTGAAGATGTTCCTGAAGAT gtCAAAGGAAACAAAAGGTATGCTGGATCATCAAATTGGACTGTTAAG gAAGTTGCTGAGTCAGTCAAGAATGACTTTGGCAGCATTGACATACTGGTGCATTCTCTTGCTAATGGTCCAGAG GTAACAAAACCACTGTTGGAGACATCAAGAAGAGGGTATCTTGCTGCAATTTCAGCATCAAGTTACTCCTTTGTTTCTTTGCTTCAGCACTTCCTTCCTATAATGAATCCAG GTGGTGCTACCATCTCTCTAACATATATTGCATCTGAAAGGGCAATTCCTGG ctaTGGTGGTGGCATGAGTTCAGCTAAAGCAGCTCTTGAGAGTGACACAAGA GTACTTGCATTTGAAGCTGGAAGGAAAGGCAAAATCAGAGTTAACACCATATCTGCAG GTCCTTTGGGAAGCCGAGCTGCCAAGGCAATTGGATTCATTGAGAAGATGATAGAATACTCTTATGTTAATGCACCGTTGCAGAAAGAACTGTTGGCAG ACGAAGTGGGTAACACTGCAGCATTCCTGGTGTCTCCATTGGCTTCTGCCATCACTGGCTCGACTGTTTATGTTGACAATGGACTCAACACAATGGGACTTGCAGTTGACAGCCCTACAATATCATCATAA
- the LOC102700259 gene encoding exopolygalacturonase-like: MEARQRLLLVVVVVAALCASAAAGGGGGNASSSSTTGYHGNPTFNAKNYGAKGNGVNDDTKPLMSAWKAACSAAGAVTLVLPPGTYYIGPVQFHGPCSKASSMTFLMQGTLKAATDLKRFGNDWIEFGWVNQLTVTGQNGATIDGQGAASWPFNKCPIRKDCKVLPTNVLFVNNKNLVVQNVASLNSKFFHFALLQNSNVKISGVKVSAPGNSPNTDGFHIERSSGVTIADTTIGTGDDCISIGQGNDNIEVARVHCGPGHGMSVGSLGRYVGEGDVTRIHVRDMTFHGTMNGVRIKTWENSPTKSVAAHMLFENLVMNDVQNPIIIDQKYCPYYNCEHKFVSGVTIKDVQFKNVKGTATTPVAVLLKCGVPCQGVVLQDVDLRYKGKGVTSSKCENIKAKYGGYQNPKPCG; this comes from the exons ATGGAggcgcggcagcggctgctcctcgtcgtcgttgtTGTTGCCGCGCTCtgcgcgtccgccgccgccggcggcggcggcggcaacgcgtcgtcgtcctcaACAACGGGGTACCACGGGAACCCGACGTTCAACGCGAAGAACTACGGCGCCAAGGGCAACGGCGTCAACGACGACACCAAG CCGCTCATGTCCGCGTGGAAGGCGGCGTgctcggcggccggcgcggttACGCTGGTGCTCCCGCCGGGGACCTACTACATCGGGCCGGTGCAGTTCCACGGGCCGTGCAGCAAGGCCTCCAGCATGACCTTCCTCATGCAG GGGACGCTCAAGGCGGCGACCGACCTGAAGCGGTTCGGCAACGACTGGATCGAGTTCGGCTGGGTGAACCAGCTCACCGTCACCGGCCAGAACGGCGCCACCATCGACGGCCAGGGCGCCGCCTCCTGGCCCTTCAACAAGTGCCCCATCCGCAAGGACTGCAAAGTCCTCCCCACC AACGTGCTGTTCGTGAACAACAAGAACCTGGTGGTGCAGAACGTGGCGTCGCTGAACAGCAAGTTCTTCCACTTCGCGCTGCTGCAGAACAGCAACGTGAAGATCAGCGGCGTGAAGGTGAGCGCGCCGGGGAACAGCCCCAACACGGACGGGTTCCACATCGAGCGGAGCAGCGGCGTGACCATCGCCGACACGACCATCGGCACCGGCGACGACTGCATCTCCATCGGCCAGGGGAACGACAACATCGAGGTGGCGCGCGTCCACTGCGGCCCGGGCCACGGCATGAGCGTCGGCAGCCTTGGCCGGtacgtcggcgagggcgacgtGACGCGGATCCACGTCCGCGACATGACGTTCCACGGCACCATGAACGGCGTCCGCATCAAGACGTGGGAGAACTCCCCGACCAAGAGCGTCGCCGCCCACATGCTCTTCGAGAACCTCGTCATGAACGACGTCCAGAACCCCATCATCATCGACCAGAAGTACTGCCCCTACTACAACTGCGAGCACAAG TTCGTGTCCGGGGTGACGATCAAGGACGTGCAGTTCAAGAACGTGaaggggacggcgacgacgccggtgGCGGTGCTGCTCAAGTGCGGCGTGCCGTGCCAGGGCGTCGTGCTGCAGGACGTGGACCTGCGGTACAAGGGGAAGGGCGTCACGTCGTCCAAGTGCGAGAACATCAAGGCCAAGTACGGCGGCTACCAGAACCCGAAGCCGTGCGGGTAG